A genomic region of Streptosporangium lutulentum contains the following coding sequences:
- the cobG gene encoding precorrin-3B synthase — protein sequence MVIAHFSGRSRLDACPGALQVHAAADGGLARVRVPGGRLTTSQLRELAGAASTYGSGVIELTSRANVQVRGLGEGGGFAARMAAAGLLPSATHERIRNVLASPLTGLDGGGITDVGPLISELDRHLCARPALAALPGRFMFALDDGRGDVAGLGADATILPTGPDEAAVVLAGVDGGLRVLLDAAVRALLTAAEEFLAELAAQQITAWRIGELEDGPARVAARMRARSGEYPPLPGHDPARAAGTAASAAPLRLRPVGLGPVGVVERPRASADRRVALGVAVPLGRLTSAQAELLAGLASCGELRLTPWRGMVLPRLDRKEVAGTAARLAEAGLVTDPASPWIGVTACTGRPGCAKSLADVRADATLAITSVRNEPADSGTLPVHWAGCERRCGRPRGRVADVVATGDGYRLDLDGRSLACADIEETAAAMTAARGEL from the coding sequence GTGGTCATTGCACACTTTTCCGGACGATCGCGACTTGACGCATGTCCCGGGGCGCTCCAGGTGCACGCCGCCGCCGACGGCGGCCTGGCGCGCGTCCGCGTTCCCGGAGGCCGGTTGACGACCTCCCAGCTGCGGGAACTCGCCGGAGCCGCCTCCACGTACGGCAGCGGTGTCATCGAGCTGACCTCCCGGGCCAACGTCCAGGTGCGCGGCCTGGGCGAGGGAGGTGGATTCGCGGCCCGCATGGCGGCCGCGGGCCTGCTGCCCTCGGCCACCCACGAGCGGATCCGCAACGTCCTCGCCTCCCCCCTGACCGGTCTCGACGGCGGCGGGATCACCGACGTCGGCCCGCTGATCTCCGAGCTGGACCGGCACCTGTGCGCCCGGCCCGCCCTCGCCGCCCTTCCCGGACGGTTCATGTTCGCGCTCGACGACGGCCGCGGCGACGTGGCCGGGCTCGGCGCCGACGCCACGATCCTGCCGACCGGCCCCGACGAGGCCGCGGTGGTCCTCGCGGGCGTCGACGGCGGCCTGCGCGTCCTGCTGGACGCGGCGGTGCGGGCCCTGCTCACCGCCGCCGAGGAGTTCCTCGCGGAACTGGCCGCCCAGCAGATCACCGCCTGGCGGATCGGCGAGCTGGAGGACGGCCCCGCACGGGTCGCCGCCCGGATGCGCGCCCGCTCCGGCGAGTACCCGCCGCTCCCCGGCCATGACCCCGCACGGGCCGCCGGGACCGCCGCGTCCGCCGCCCCCCTGCGGCTTCGCCCCGTCGGGCTCGGGCCGGTGGGCGTCGTCGAACGACCGCGCGCGTCCGCCGACCGGCGGGTCGCCCTCGGGGTCGCGGTGCCGCTGGGACGGCTGACCTCCGCCCAGGCCGAACTGCTCGCCGGCCTGGCGTCCTGCGGAGAGCTGCGGCTCACCCCGTGGCGGGGCATGGTCCTGCCCCGGCTGGACCGGAAGGAGGTCGCCGGGACGGCCGCCCGGCTGGCGGAGGCCGGTCTGGTCACCGACCCCGCCTCACCGTGGATCGGCGTCACCGCCTGCACCGGCCGTCCCGGCTGCGCCAAGTCGCTGGCGGACGTGCGGGCCGACGCGACCCTCGCCATCACCTCGGTACGGAACGAACCGGCTGATTCCGGTACGCTCCCCGTGCACTGGGCGGGCTGCGAGAGGCGCTGCGGTCGCCCCAGGGGACGAGTCGCGGACGTGGTCGCCACCGGCGACGGGTACCGCCTGGACCTGGACGGCCGGAGCCTAGCCTGTGCGGACATCGAAGAGACCGCGGCCGCGATGACGGCCGCCAGAGGGGAACTGTGA
- a CDS encoding precorrin-8X methylmutase has translation MIDYVRDGAEIYRRSFATIRAEADLSGMPADVAQVAVRMIHSCGMVDLVTDLGWSPGVVASAREALRAGAPVLCDATMVSSGVTRRRLPADNEVICTLGDLRVPELAERLGTTRSAAAMELWRERLEGSVVAIGNAPTALFRLLEMVEEGAGRPAAVLGIPVGFIGAAESKQALAEHGAGLEYLVVHGRRGGSAMTAAAVNAIASEDE, from the coding sequence GTGATCGACTACGTCCGTGACGGCGCCGAGATCTACCGCCGTTCCTTCGCCACCATCCGCGCCGAGGCGGACCTGAGCGGCATGCCCGCGGACGTCGCCCAGGTGGCGGTCCGCATGATCCACTCCTGCGGGATGGTCGACCTGGTCACCGACCTCGGATGGTCTCCAGGTGTCGTGGCGTCGGCGCGCGAGGCCCTGCGGGCGGGCGCCCCGGTGCTGTGCGACGCGACGATGGTCTCCTCGGGGGTGACCCGGCGCCGCCTTCCCGCCGACAACGAGGTGATCTGCACGCTGGGCGACCTCCGCGTGCCGGAACTCGCCGAACGGCTGGGCACCACCCGCAGCGCGGCCGCCATGGAGCTGTGGCGGGAGCGGCTGGAGGGCTCCGTGGTCGCGATCGGCAACGCGCCCACCGCGCTGTTCCGGCTGCTGGAGATGGTCGAGGAGGGCGCCGGGCGACCGGCCGCCGTCCTCGGGATACCGGTCGGCTTCATCGGCGCCGCCGAGTCCAAACAGGCCCTCGCGGAACACGGGGCCGGCCTGGAGTACCTGGTCGTGCACGGCCGCCGGGGCGGAAGTGCGATGACCGCCGCCGCGGTCAACGCGATAGCGAGCGAGGACGAATGA
- a CDS encoding precorrin-2 C(20)-methyltransferase has product MSDMLTGRLWGVGLGPGDPELVTVKAARLIGEADVIAFHSARHGRSIARSVAAPYLRDGQIEEALIYPLTTETTDHPGGYQGAIDDFYAACAVRLAAHLDAGRDVVVLCEGDPLFYGSYMHMHKRLSHRYTTEVVPGVTSVSGASAVLGRPLVERDEILTVLPGTLPAEVLAERLAATDSAAVLKLGRTFTKVRDALAEAGRLDEAWYVERATTGGQRLAPLAEVDPDSVPYFSLALIPSPANAAPAAAARESETSAAGTSGEVVVVGLGPAGRPWLTPEAQEALAAADELIGYGPYLDRVPPNPRQLRHPTDNRVEAERAAHALELALAGSRVAVVSSGDPGVFAMASAVLEVACEPRFADVRVRVLPGLTAAHAVASRAGAPLGHDYCVLSLSDLLKPWEVVAERISAAAKADLVLAIYNPASKSRTWQVAAARDLLLEHRAPETPVVIGRDVGGAGERLTFTTLGELDPAVVDMRCLLIVGSSTTRVAERGDGGRVVFTPRRYPA; this is encoded by the coding sequence ATGAGCGACATGCTGACCGGACGGCTCTGGGGTGTGGGACTCGGCCCCGGGGATCCCGAACTGGTGACCGTCAAGGCCGCCCGCCTCATCGGCGAGGCGGACGTGATCGCGTTCCACAGCGCCCGGCACGGCCGGAGCATCGCCCGGTCGGTGGCCGCGCCGTACCTGCGGGACGGCCAGATCGAGGAAGCCCTCATCTACCCCCTCACCACCGAGACCACCGACCACCCCGGCGGCTACCAGGGGGCCATCGACGACTTCTACGCCGCCTGCGCGGTGCGGCTGGCGGCCCATCTGGACGCCGGGCGCGACGTGGTGGTGCTGTGCGAGGGCGACCCGCTCTTCTACGGCTCCTACATGCACATGCACAAGCGCCTGTCGCACCGCTACACCACCGAGGTGGTCCCCGGCGTGACCTCGGTGAGCGGCGCCTCCGCGGTCCTCGGGCGCCCGCTGGTCGAACGGGACGAGATCCTGACCGTGCTGCCCGGAACGCTCCCGGCCGAGGTCCTCGCCGAGCGCCTGGCCGCCACCGACTCGGCGGCGGTGCTCAAACTCGGCCGGACGTTCACCAAGGTCCGCGACGCGCTGGCCGAGGCCGGGCGCCTCGACGAGGCCTGGTACGTGGAGCGCGCCACCACCGGCGGGCAGCGCCTGGCCCCGCTCGCCGAGGTGGACCCGGACAGCGTGCCGTACTTCTCGCTGGCCCTGATCCCGAGCCCGGCCAACGCGGCGCCGGCCGCGGCCGCGCGGGAGAGCGAGACCTCGGCCGCCGGGACCTCGGGCGAGGTCGTCGTGGTCGGGCTCGGCCCGGCCGGACGGCCGTGGCTGACGCCCGAGGCGCAGGAGGCGCTGGCCGCCGCCGACGAGCTCATCGGGTACGGCCCCTACCTCGACCGGGTGCCGCCCAACCCGCGCCAGCTCCGCCATCCCACCGACAACCGGGTGGAGGCCGAACGGGCCGCGCACGCGCTGGAGCTGGCCCTCGCCGGATCCCGGGTGGCGGTGGTCTCCTCGGGTGATCCCGGGGTGTTCGCCATGGCCAGCGCGGTGCTGGAGGTGGCGTGCGAGCCACGGTTCGCCGACGTCCGGGTGCGGGTGCTGCCTGGCCTGACCGCGGCGCACGCGGTGGCGAGCCGGGCGGGGGCGCCCCTGGGTCACGACTACTGCGTGCTGTCGCTGTCGGACCTGCTCAAGCCCTGGGAGGTCGTCGCCGAGCGGATCAGCGCCGCGGCGAAGGCGGACCTGGTCCTGGCGATCTACAACCCGGCCTCCAAGAGCCGCACCTGGCAGGTGGCCGCCGCGCGGGACCTGCTGCTGGAGCATCGCGCGCCGGAGACCCCCGTCGTGATCGGCCGCGACGTCGGCGGAGCGGGGGAACGCCTGACCTTCACCACGCTCGGCGAGCTCGATCCCGCCGTGGTCGACATGCGCTGCCTGCTGATCGTGGGGTCCTCCACCACCCGCGTGGCCGAGCGGGGCGACGGCGGCCGGGTGGTGTTCACCCCCCGCCGCTACCCGGCGTGA
- a CDS encoding cobalt-precorrin-6A reductase, translated as MLNILVLGGTDEARRLAAALAGRAGTHLVSSLAGRVRNPKLPVGEVHEGGFGGPEGLVAWLAERRIDVVVDATHPFAARMTASAVEATGRAGVPLLILRRPGWQEGPGDDWRWVPSLAAAAESLPELGERVFLSTGRRSLPVFAGLDGLWFLARSVDPPQPPLPRRLEVLLSRGPFTVEGELALMREHRVDMLVTKDSGGEMTTAKLLAARELGLPVVIVRRPPPPGGVTAVETVEDAVAWLETVAGAGDVHAG; from the coding sequence GTGCTGAACATCCTGGTGCTGGGCGGCACGGACGAGGCCAGGCGGCTGGCCGCGGCGCTCGCCGGGCGTGCCGGGACACATCTGGTGTCCTCTCTGGCGGGCCGGGTGCGCAATCCGAAGCTGCCGGTGGGGGAGGTGCACGAGGGGGGGTTCGGCGGCCCCGAGGGGCTGGTGGCCTGGCTGGCCGAGCGCCGGATCGACGTCGTCGTGGACGCCACGCACCCGTTCGCCGCGCGGATGACCGCCTCGGCGGTCGAGGCGACGGGCAGGGCGGGCGTGCCGCTGCTGATCCTGCGGCGCCCCGGCTGGCAGGAGGGTCCCGGTGACGACTGGCGCTGGGTGCCCTCGCTCGCCGCCGCCGCCGAGTCGCTGCCCGAGCTGGGGGAACGGGTGTTCCTGAGCACCGGCCGCCGCAGCCTGCCGGTCTTCGCGGGCCTCGACGGCCTGTGGTTCCTGGCCCGTTCGGTGGACCCGCCGCAGCCGCCCCTCCCGCGCCGCCTGGAGGTGCTGCTCAGCCGCGGCCCGTTCACGGTGGAGGGGGAGCTGGCCCTCATGCGCGAGCACCGGGTGGACATGCTGGTCACCAAGGACAGCGGCGGCGAGATGACCACGGCCAAGCTGCTCGCCGCCCGCGAGCTCGGGCTTCCGGTCGTGATCGTACGGCGCCCGCCCCCGCCCGGCGGGGTCACCGCGGTGGAGACGGTCGAGGACGCGGTCGCCTGGCTGGAGACCGTGGCGGGCGCCGGAGACGTTCACGCCGGGTAG
- a CDS encoding cobalt-precorrin-5B (C(1))-methyltransferase translates to MSAPLRHGWTTGACATAATAAAYTALLSGEFPDPVEITLPKGQRPAFALAREELAEGRAMAAVVKDAGDDPDVTHGALISATVRHGAPGTGTVFVAGPGVGTVTKPGLPLDVGEPAINPVPRRMMREHVAEVAARHGGSGDVVVEISVEHGEELALRTWNPRLGILGGLSILGTTGVVVPYSCSAWIDSIRRGIDVARAAGYTHVAGCTGSTSEKVAAELYGLPDDALLDMGDFAGAVLKYLRRHPVPRLTVAGGVGKLSKLADGHLDLHSGRSQVNPGMLAEIARSAGGSPGLAERVLAANTALHALRLCQEEGLPLGDLIAERARLTAVGVLREAPVEVDVVVIDRAGVIVGRAG, encoded by the coding sequence ATGAGCGCGCCCCTGCGCCACGGGTGGACCACCGGCGCCTGCGCGACCGCGGCCACCGCCGCCGCCTACACCGCGCTGCTGAGCGGCGAGTTCCCCGACCCGGTGGAGATCACGCTGCCCAAGGGGCAGCGCCCCGCGTTCGCGCTGGCCAGGGAGGAGCTGGCGGAGGGCCGGGCCATGGCGGCGGTGGTCAAGGACGCCGGCGACGACCCCGACGTGACGCACGGCGCGCTGATCTCCGCGACGGTACGGCACGGCGCCCCCGGCACCGGGACGGTGTTCGTGGCGGGCCCGGGAGTCGGCACCGTCACCAAGCCCGGACTCCCCCTGGACGTGGGCGAACCGGCCATCAACCCGGTGCCCCGGCGGATGATGCGCGAGCACGTCGCCGAGGTGGCCGCCCGGCACGGGGGCAGCGGCGACGTGGTCGTGGAGATCTCGGTGGAGCACGGCGAGGAGCTGGCCCTGCGCACCTGGAACCCCCGCCTGGGCATCCTGGGCGGGCTGTCGATCCTCGGCACGACCGGCGTCGTCGTGCCGTACTCGTGCTCGGCCTGGATCGACAGTATCCGGCGCGGCATCGACGTGGCCAGGGCCGCGGGCTACACCCATGTCGCCGGATGCACGGGAAGCACGTCGGAGAAGGTCGCCGCCGAGCTGTACGGGCTGCCGGACGACGCCCTGCTGGACATGGGCGACTTCGCGGGAGCCGTGCTGAAATACCTGCGCAGGCACCCCGTCCCCCGGCTGACCGTCGCCGGGGGCGTCGGCAAGCTCTCCAAGCTCGCCGACGGTCACCTCGACCTTCACTCCGGGCGCTCGCAGGTCAACCCCGGCATGCTCGCCGAGATCGCCCGCTCGGCGGGAGGCTCTCCGGGCCTGGCCGAGCGGGTGCTGGCCGCCAACACCGCGCTGCACGCCCTCCGGCTCTGCCAGGAGGAGGGCCTGCCGCTGGGCGACCTGATCGCCGAACGGGCCCGCCTGACCGCCGTCGGCGTGCTGCGCGAGGCGCCGGTGGAGGTGGACGTGGTGGTCATCGACCGCGCCGGGGTGATCGTCGGCCGCGCGGGATGA
- the cobM gene encoding precorrin-4 C(11)-methyltransferase: MTVRFVGAGPGAADLITVRGQRAIASSPVCLYAGSLVPAELLESCPPGARLVDTARMALEEIVAELLAAHEAGHDVARLHSGDPSVFSAMAEQMRRLDAAGVPYEVIPGVPAFAAAAASLRRELTVPGVGQTVVLTRTSVRATPMPDGEDLDTLGRSRATMVLHLAVQRIEAVAGELVANYGADCPVAVVARASRDDEVILRGTLADIAEQVRAAGILRTAVIVVGRVLTASEFPDSHLYSAARCRD; encoded by the coding sequence ATGACGGTGCGGTTCGTCGGGGCGGGTCCCGGGGCCGCGGACCTGATCACCGTGCGAGGGCAGCGGGCGATCGCGTCCTCGCCCGTGTGCCTGTACGCCGGATCCCTCGTCCCGGCCGAGCTGCTGGAGTCCTGCCCGCCCGGCGCGCGGCTGGTCGACACCGCGAGGATGGCCCTGGAGGAGATCGTGGCGGAGCTGCTCGCCGCCCACGAGGCCGGGCACGACGTGGCCCGGCTGCACTCCGGCGACCCGTCGGTGTTCAGCGCGATGGCCGAGCAGATGCGGCGGCTGGACGCGGCCGGGGTGCCCTACGAGGTGATCCCCGGCGTGCCCGCGTTCGCCGCCGCCGCGGCGTCGCTGAGGCGTGAGCTCACCGTGCCCGGCGTGGGGCAGACGGTCGTGCTGACCCGGACCTCGGTGCGGGCCACGCCCATGCCCGACGGCGAGGATCTGGACACGCTCGGGCGCAGCCGGGCCACGATGGTCCTCCATCTGGCGGTGCAGCGCATCGAGGCGGTCGCCGGGGAACTCGTCGCCAACTACGGCGCCGACTGCCCGGTGGCGGTGGTGGCCAGGGCCAGCCGGGACGACGAGGTGATCCTGCGCGGCACCCTGGCCGACATCGCGGAGCAGGTCCGCGCCGCGGGGATCCTCCGTACCGCGGTGATCGTCGTCGGCCGGGTGCTGACCGCCTCCGAGTTTCCCGACAGCCATCTGTACTCGGCGGCCCGCTGCCGTGACTGA
- the cbiE gene encoding precorrin-6y C5,15-methyltransferase (decarboxylating) subunit CbiE, with translation MSDLVPVTAAVPVTPAPVTVVGLGADGWEGLSPAARRELHAAEVLMGSARQLALVPEPAAERVAWPSPLLPALPALIASHRGRRVCVLASGDPMFHGIGTTLVRLLGADRVRVLPHPSAVSLACARLGWAADRVEVVSLVARPVESLHTAIHAGRRVLVLSADGRTPARVAELLTARGYGGSPMTVLERLGGAEERVISGTAGHWSPPVTHDLNVVAVECRADAGAVPLPCVPGLPDEAFEHDGQLTKSEVRAVTLSRLAPAPGELLWDVGAGAGSIGIEWMRAHPSNRAVAVENHPERAARIARNASTLGVPGLKVVTGAAPAALAGLEEPDAVFIGGGATAAGMVDVCWEALRPGGRLVANAVTVESETVLASRYGELGGDLVRLAVGRAAPVGGFTGWRSMMPVTIWTVVKPFPRTPDGDGV, from the coding sequence ATGTCTGACCTCGTTCCCGTCACCGCCGCCGTTCCCGTCACCCCCGCCCCCGTCACCGTCGTCGGCCTCGGTGCCGACGGCTGGGAGGGTCTCTCCCCGGCGGCGCGGCGTGAGCTGCACGCCGCGGAGGTCCTGATGGGCAGCGCCCGGCAGCTCGCGCTCGTCCCTGAACCGGCCGCCGAACGCGTCGCGTGGCCCTCGCCGCTGCTTCCGGCCCTGCCCGCGCTGATCGCCTCCCACCGGGGCCGCCGGGTGTGCGTGCTGGCCAGCGGCGATCCCATGTTCCACGGCATCGGCACGACGCTGGTCCGGCTGCTCGGCGCGGACCGCGTGCGGGTGCTGCCGCATCCGTCGGCGGTCTCCCTGGCCTGCGCCCGGCTCGGCTGGGCCGCCGACCGGGTCGAGGTGGTCAGCCTCGTGGCGCGGCCGGTCGAGTCGCTGCACACCGCGATCCACGCCGGCCGTCGCGTCCTGGTTCTCAGCGCGGACGGCCGCACCCCGGCCCGGGTGGCGGAGCTGCTCACCGCGCGCGGGTACGGCGGGAGCCCGATGACGGTCCTGGAGCGTCTCGGCGGAGCCGAGGAACGCGTGATCTCCGGTACGGCGGGACACTGGTCCCCGCCCGTGACCCACGATCTCAACGTCGTCGCCGTGGAGTGCCGCGCCGACGCCGGTGCGGTGCCGCTGCCGTGCGTCCCGGGCCTGCCGGACGAGGCGTTCGAGCACGACGGCCAGCTCACCAAGAGCGAGGTGCGCGCGGTGACGCTGTCCCGGCTGGCGCCCGCCCCCGGCGAGCTGCTGTGGGACGTCGGCGCGGGGGCGGGCAGCATCGGGATCGAGTGGATGCGCGCTCACCCGTCCAACCGGGCGGTCGCGGTGGAGAACCACCCCGAGCGAGCCGCCAGGATCGCCCGCAACGCCTCGACGCTGGGCGTCCCCGGCCTGAAGGTGGTGACCGGCGCGGCTCCCGCCGCGCTCGCGGGGCTGGAGGAACCCGACGCGGTCTTCATCGGCGGCGGGGCGACCGCCGCGGGGATGGTCGACGTCTGCTGGGAGGCGTTGCGCCCGGGCGGGCGCCTGGTGGCCAACGCGGTGACCGTCGAGTCGGAGACGGTCCTGGCCTCCCGGTACGGCGAACTCGGCGGCGACCTGGTCCGGCTGGCGGTCGGCAGGGCGGCCCCGGTCGGAGGCTTCACCGGTTGGCGGTCCATGATGCCGGTGACGATCTGGACGGTCGTCAAGCCGTTCCCCCGGACTCCGGACGGCGACGGCGTGTGA
- a CDS encoding pyridoxamine 5'-phosphate oxidase family protein, with amino-acid sequence MKDLGEGFRAFWQERHLCTLTTVRADGTPHVVPVGVTLDVGSATARVITSGGSHKVRHVLAAGDEGAAVAVCQVDGRRWSTLEGRAVIRRDPASVADAERRYAERYRQPRENPARVVIEISVTRILGNV; translated from the coding sequence TTGAAGGACCTCGGAGAGGGATTCCGCGCCTTCTGGCAGGAGCGTCACCTGTGCACGCTGACCACCGTGCGCGCCGACGGCACGCCGCACGTCGTCCCGGTGGGAGTGACGCTGGACGTCGGCTCCGCGACGGCACGAGTGATCACCTCGGGCGGCTCGCACAAGGTTCGCCACGTGCTCGCCGCCGGAGACGAGGGCGCGGCGGTCGCGGTCTGCCAGGTGGACGGGCGCCGCTGGTCGACCCTTGAGGGGCGCGCGGTGATCCGCAGGGATCCCGCCTCGGTCGCCGACGCCGAACGCCGGTACGCCGAGCGCTACCGGCAACCTCGGGAGAACCCCGCCCGCGTCGTGATCGAGATCAGCGTCACCCGGATACTGGGCAATGTCTGA
- a CDS encoding low molecular weight protein-tyrosine-phosphatase yields MSYHVCLVCMGNICRSPMAEVVLRKTLDDHGLGDLVTVDSAGTGGWHQGSPMDERAAAVLADHGYDGSSHRARQFLGGWYGRIDLVLAMDGENLRALRRLAPDDADVRLFRSFDPAAPEGAEVPDPYYGDGEGFAEVLKMVKAASEGLAGHLADRLR; encoded by the coding sequence ATGAGCTACCACGTGTGTCTGGTCTGCATGGGAAACATCTGCCGCTCCCCGATGGCCGAGGTGGTGTTGAGGAAGACCCTCGACGACCACGGCCTGGGCGACCTCGTCACGGTCGACAGCGCGGGCACCGGGGGCTGGCACCAGGGCAGCCCGATGGACGAGCGTGCCGCCGCGGTGCTCGCCGACCACGGCTACGACGGCTCCTCGCACCGGGCCAGGCAGTTCCTGGGCGGCTGGTACGGCCGGATCGACCTGGTGCTGGCCATGGACGGCGAGAACCTGCGCGCCCTGCGCCGTCTGGCCCCCGACGACGCCGACGTGCGGTTGTTCCGCTCGTTCGACCCGGCCGCGCCCGAGGGCGCCGAGGTTCCCGATCCCTACTACGGCGACGGCGAGGGCTTCGCCGAGGTGCTGAAGATGGTCAAGGCGGCCTCCGAGGGCCTGGCCGGGCATCTGGCGGACAGGCTCCGGTGA
- a CDS encoding peroxidase family protein: MINRDLDRIGLRNWIEYTIGSSGAAAWRFVERTPSLRHLANRQLINRAVAKLPARPYPFSTLSPYTSWSSLTDRTYWSRHLPPTPSAGEGLPAPADTARLFAREGETIHCPRSTVLFAYFAQWFTDGFVRGDSTAPRDPAVNTSPHDIDLNQVYGLTPAVTARLRTFSGGLLKTQRINDGEFPPYLCSDGEIKPEFEGLSVVRFADMPRGMRDTLFAMGSDRANVQIGFTMINVLFLREHNRIARLLAGRHPGWDDERLFQTARNIAIVLLLKIMLEEYINHITAYRFRFFTDPPAFSKADWQRTNHASVEFNLVYRWHSLLPSTLLVAGLNLPLLSTLAANNLLTEHGLGQVFEDSSRQRAGRIGLFNTAPDLLHIEALSIAEARTLHLASFNDYRACCGFPRLTSFGQISADPRVRRELSALYRSVDDVEFYVGLFAEDPLPGSILPPLMQRLIAIDAFSQAFTNPLLAPLVFTPATFSPLGMEIIDRTSSLSDLVNRNIPEQPRERTVSMTARDAAYDPKRTRSARPRR, from the coding sequence ATGATCAACCGCGATCTCGACCGGATCGGCCTGCGCAACTGGATCGAATACACCATCGGCTCCAGCGGCGCCGCGGCATGGCGGTTCGTCGAGCGCACGCCCTCCCTGCGCCACCTGGCCAACCGCCAGTTGATCAATCGCGCCGTCGCCAAGCTGCCGGCCCGGCCGTATCCGTTCAGCACCCTCTCCCCCTACACCTCGTGGAGTTCGCTCACCGACCGGACCTACTGGTCGCGCCACCTGCCGCCCACGCCGTCGGCCGGGGAAGGGCTCCCCGCGCCCGCGGACACGGCCCGGCTCTTCGCCCGCGAGGGCGAGACGATCCACTGCCCCCGCTCGACCGTGCTCTTCGCCTACTTCGCCCAGTGGTTCACCGACGGGTTCGTCCGCGGCGACTCGACCGCGCCCCGCGATCCGGCCGTCAACACCTCGCCCCACGACATCGACCTCAACCAGGTCTACGGCCTCACCCCGGCCGTCACCGCCAGGCTCAGGACCTTCTCCGGCGGCCTGCTCAAGACGCAGCGGATCAACGACGGGGAGTTCCCGCCCTACCTGTGCTCCGACGGCGAGATCAAGCCCGAGTTCGAGGGGCTGAGCGTGGTCCGTTTCGCGGACATGCCCCGGGGCATGCGCGACACCCTGTTCGCGATGGGCAGCGACCGGGCCAACGTCCAGATCGGCTTCACCATGATCAATGTGCTCTTCCTCCGGGAGCACAACAGGATCGCCCGCCTCCTCGCCGGCCGCCATCCGGGCTGGGACGACGAGCGCCTGTTCCAGACCGCCCGCAACATCGCCATCGTCCTCCTCCTGAAGATCATGCTTGAGGAGTACATCAACCACATCACGGCCTACCGGTTCCGCTTCTTCACCGACCCCCCGGCCTTCTCCAAGGCCGACTGGCAACGGACCAACCACGCCAGCGTCGAGTTCAACCTCGTGTACCGCTGGCACAGCCTGCTGCCGTCCACGCTGCTCGTCGCCGGACTGAACCTGCCGCTGCTATCCACCCTGGCGGCGAACAACCTGCTCACCGAGCACGGCCTGGGCCAGGTCTTCGAAGACTCCTCACGGCAGCGGGCCGGGCGCATCGGCCTCTTCAACACCGCCCCCGACCTGCTGCACATCGAGGCGCTCAGCATCGCCGAGGCCCGCACGCTCCACCTGGCCTCCTTCAACGACTACCGCGCCTGCTGCGGCTTCCCCCGCCTGACCTCCTTCGGCCAGATCTCCGCCGACCCGCGCGTCCGGCGGGAGCTTTCGGCCCTGTACCGGAGCGTCGACGACGTCGAGTTCTACGTCGGGCTGTTCGCCGAGGACCCGTTACCGGGCTCGATCCTGCCGCCGCTGATGCAACGCCTGATCGCCATCGACGCGTTCTCACAGGCCTTCACCAACCCGCTGCTCGCGCCGCTGGTCTTCACCCCCGCCACCTTCTCCCCCCTGGGCATGGAGATCATCGACCGGACGTCCAGCCTGAGCGACCTGGTCAACCGCAACATTCCCGAGCAGCCCCGCGAGCGGACGGTCAGCATGACGGCGCGCGACGCGGCGTACGACCCGAAGCGGACGAGGAGCGCGCGTCCCAGGCGATGA
- a CDS encoding DUF1707 SHOCT-like domain-containing protein, whose translation MATLPDRDPREIRAADGDRDHTASILRNAAGDGRLTMEEFQERLSAVYTAKTYADLELLTRDLPDLTSPATAQNYTGRQSGAPTSTVAIGVMGGFKRVGRWRAPRNFTALAFWGGGQIDLREAVFTDREIKIRAFALMGGIEVIVPEDAEVFVNGIGFMGGFGHEASGVGRPNAPTIVVTGFAMMGGVDVKRKASKNKNRKLES comes from the coding sequence ATGGCGACCCTTCCGGACCGGGATCCGCGGGAAATACGAGCCGCTGACGGCGACCGCGACCACACTGCTTCAATCCTCCGCAACGCGGCCGGCGACGGCCGGCTGACCATGGAGGAGTTCCAGGAAAGGCTCAGCGCGGTCTACACCGCCAAGACCTACGCCGACCTGGAGCTTCTCACCCGCGATCTGCCGGACCTCACTTCTCCGGCGACCGCCCAGAACTACACCGGCCGGCAGTCGGGTGCGCCGACCAGCACCGTCGCCATCGGGGTCATGGGTGGCTTCAAACGGGTCGGCCGCTGGCGGGCTCCCAGGAACTTCACCGCCCTGGCCTTCTGGGGCGGCGGCCAGATCGACCTGCGTGAGGCGGTGTTCACCGACCGCGAGATAAAGATCCGGGCGTTCGCCCTCATGGGCGGCATCGAGGTGATCGTGCCCGAGGACGCCGAGGTGTTCGTCAACGGGATCGGGTTCATGGGCGGGTTCGGTCATGAGGCGAGCGGGGTCGGCCGGCCGAACGCGCCCACGATCGTGGTCACCGGATTCGCCATGATGGGCGGGGTCGACGTCAAGCGCAAGGCGTCCAAGAACAAGAACAGGAAGCTCGAGTCATGA